From Capra hircus breed San Clemente chromosome 1, ASM170441v1, whole genome shotgun sequence, the proteins below share one genomic window:
- the CRYAA gene encoding alpha-crystallin A chain: MDIAIQHPWFKRTLGPFYPSRLFDQFFGEGLFEYDLLPFLSSTISPYYRQSLFRTVLDSGISEVRSDRDKFVIFLDVKHFSPEDLTVKVQEDFVEIHGKHNERQDDHGYISREFHRRYRLPSNVDQSALSCSLSADGMLTFSGPKVPSGVDAGHSERAIPVSREEKPSSAPSS, encoded by the exons ATGGATATTGCCATTCAGCACCCCTGGTTCAAACGCACCCTGGGCCCCTTCTACCCCAGCCGGCTGTTCGACCAGTTCTTCGGCGAGGGCCTCTTCGAGTACGACCTGctgcccttcctctcctccaccaTCAGCCCCTATTACCGCCAGTCCCTCTTCCGCACCGTGCTGGACTCCGGCATCTCTGAG GTCCGATCCGACCGGGACAAGTTTGTCATCTTCCTGGATGTGAAGCACTTCTCTCCCGAAGACCTGACGGTGAAGGTGCAGGAGGACTTCGTGGAGATCCATGGCAAGCACAACGAGCGGCAG gatGACCATGGCTACATCTCCCGCGAGTTCCACCGCCGCTACCGCCTGCCTTCCAACGTGGACCAGTCCGCACTCTCCTGCTCCCTGTCCGCGGACGGCATGCTGACCTTCTCTGGCCCCAAAGTCCCATCTGGCGTGGACGCCGGCCACAGCGAGCGGGCCATCCCCGTGTCCCGGGAGGAGAAGCCCAGCTCTGCGCCCTCATCCTAA